The nucleotide window GACAATTCATTCGAGGCCAAAGCGACGCGGGTGGCGGTCGTGATTGGGCGAGTCGAGGGAGCGAACCCACCGGAATCGCATCTGCGGGTGTCGGACAACGGTTCGGGCATGGACGCCAACACTTGCAGCAACGCGATGCGATTCGGGTGGAGTTCGCGGTTCAACCAGCGGAACAGCCACGGGCGTTACGGCATGGGATTGCCCAACGCATCTCTTAGCCACGCCCGGCGCATCGAAATCCTTACAAGCTGTGATGGTAAGTCGGCGCGGGCAACGTATCTCGACGCCGATGAGTTTAGTTCGGGTGGGCGTGAAAGCGTTCCCGCCGCGAACGAGATCGCAGTCGCGGAGTTCCGCAAGGTGCATCCGTTCAAGCATGGAACAACCGTGGTCTGGCGGAAGTGTGACCGGCTGGAAAACCGATACCTCGGCCCGCTCGTGAAGCGATTGGGATTAGAACTTGGGCGGTTGTTCAGGTTTCAACTGTGGGCGGGCAAGCATATCACGTTGAACGGCGATCCGCTCAGACCGCTCGACCCGCTGTTTGAACGGCAAGGCTGTGGGCTGACCGGGGCGAACGCATTCGGGCCGGAGTTGACCTATGAAGTGGCGTCCACCGATGGCAACGGCAAGGCAGCGTCCTCGGTGGTGAAAGTTCGGTTCACCGAACTGCCCGTGGAAAAGTGGCATGTGCTGTCGAACCGGGAAAAGAACGTCACCGGGATCGCAAAGGGCGCGGGGGTGTCCATTGTCCGTGCCGGACGAGAAATTGACCGGGGCTGGTTTTTTATGGGGCAGAAGCGCCGTGAGAATTACGACGACTGGTGGCGTTGCGAGGTCTGTTTCGAACCAGATGTGGATGAGTTGTTTGGCGTGACCCACACCAAGCAAGAAATCCATCCCACGGAAAAACTGAACGCCATTCTCACGCCGGACATGGAGCGGACGGCGCGGGAACTCAACGGTCGGGCGCGAAAAGCATTCGTGATGGCGAAATCAAACGGGCACATCGCGCGGGATTCCGAACGCCTGGCCGAACGGTTTGACAACTTGATCGAGCCACCGACTCAAGCGACACGAGTTGTCCAAAAGGCGGTGGTGTTGCGGCGCGGCGGTCGTGGGCGAGTTGGTGGATTGGAGTATCGGTTTCATTGGGAAAAACTCGACCAACTCGCGTTCTACCTGCCGTCGCTGGATGGCGCGTGTCTCAAGGTCGTTCTGAATGAGCAACACCCGTTCGTCAGACAAGCATGTGCCGCGACAACGACGCAAGGCGACGATCAGGCTGGTGAAGCGCGGCGGAATTTGGAACTGGCAATCCTCGCCGCAGCTCGGGCGGAAGTATCGCTCGCGAAGAACAAGCAAGCGCGCGGCTGGTCAAAAACATTTCGAGAATCATGGAGCAACATTCTAGCAACATTTCTGAGTTAAAGACGCGGTTGGTCGCCCTCGAACCAAAGCTTGGCAACAAGCGCGAAACGTTTCGCAAATTCTGCCGCCAACTGGCGCGGCGAGTTGAGAAAGCGGGCAACATCGCCACGCCGGAGGTCATCGCACAGGCACGCGAGGACGTGGCCGCGCTTGTGAGCGGCCCGGCGTCAAGCGCGAGCCTCACGCTGCAATTCTGCGCGAGCGTAGTCGTGGACATTGTCGCGCAAGGGTGGACGCTCAAACCACGGCGGCAAAAGATCACCCTCGAAGAACCGAAGACGGAAGGCGCGACGCCGATGGACATCAAGCAGCGCATCCGTGCGGGACATCTTTTCGAGCGTGACGCACAACTGCGAGAGCCAGCGGTTGTGGAGTTCGTCAAAAACATGGAGCAACGCCGGCTCGGCCCGAACGGGTGGGTTTCAATCTTCTCGCTCATGCGCGACGGTCGTGAGCTTGCAAGCAAACTCAAGACGGCGGCAGCCGAAGCCGACGAAACGAAGCGCGTCGAGTTATTGGCCGAAACAGTTTCGCCGTATGTGCAAGCCGTCGAGACTGACGCCGTGTGTTCGTTGACTGGTTTGCGGCTGACGGACATCTGGCGTTACTTCCGACATACCTGGGTAAGCACCTACAAGTCCCTGCCGGGCCGTTCCATGCTGGTGCTGATTCGGGATGCAGCCGCGCCGAATCATCCAGTCATCGGTATTGCCGCGCTCGGCAGTTCGATGGCGCAGCAAACGGAGCGTGACCAGTGGATCGGATGGGACTCGGATGTATTTATCAAGAAATTGCACGAGCATCCGACGGCCAAGTGGTGTCGTTGGGTGCATGAATCAGTCGAACGCCTGCTCGACGCGATTTACAAAGCGGATTTGATTGCCGACGGCAATCTGCAAAAGCGCCACCTGACGAATCCGACTCCAGAGGTCATTGAAAAACTTACAGCGGAATCCGTCAAAGCGGCGAAGATGCACCAGTTGGATGCCGCTGCGGCCGAGCACAAGCGCAACTCGACCGGGGAAGCCGGTGGCACGGTGGACTGGAAGAAGCAGGCCCTTAC belongs to Verrucomicrobiia bacterium and includes:
- a CDS encoding ATP-binding protein, with the protein product MARHASSLVVASHFIEATRDSGYKSLGSALAELIDNSFEAKATRVAVVIGRVEGANPPESHLRVSDNGSGMDANTCSNAMRFGWSSRFNQRNSHGRYGMGLPNASLSHARRIEILTSCDGKSARATYLDADEFSSGGRESVPAANEIAVAEFRKVHPFKHGTTVVWRKCDRLENRYLGPLVKRLGLELGRLFRFQLWAGKHITLNGDPLRPLDPLFERQGCGLTGANAFGPELTYEVASTDGNGKAASSVVKVRFTELPVEKWHVLSNREKNVTGIAKGAGVSIVRAGREIDRGWFFMGQKRRENYDDWWRCEVCFEPDVDELFGVTHTKQEIHPTEKLNAILTPDMERTARELNGRARKAFVMAKSNGHIARDSERLAERFDNLIEPPTQATRVVQKAVVLRRGGRGRVGGLEYRFHWEKLDQLAFYLPSLDGACLKVVLNEQHPFVRQACAATTTQGDDQAGEARRNLELAILAAARAEVSLAKNKQARGWSKTFRESWSNILATFLS
- a CDS encoding Druantia anti-phage system protein DruA, with protein sequence MEQHSSNISELKTRLVALEPKLGNKRETFRKFCRQLARRVEKAGNIATPEVIAQAREDVAALVSGPASSASLTLQFCASVVVDIVAQGWTLKPRRQKITLEEPKTEGATPMDIKQRIRAGHLFERDAQLREPAVVEFVKNMEQRRLGPNGWVSIFSLMRDGRELASKLKTAAAEADETKRVELLAETVSPYVQAVETDAVCSLTGLRLTDIWRYFRHTWVSTYKSLPGRSMLVLIRDAAAPNHPVIGIAALGSSMAQQTERDQWIGWDSDVFIKKLHEHPTAKWCRWVHESVERLLDAIYKADLIADGNLQKRHLTNPTPEVIEKLTAESVKAAKMHQLDAAAAEHKRNSTGEAGGTVDWKKQALTWLFRSKRAKTLALLLGVRRNLREAGLTDESAAALKTTLESPHGKHAIRQLVRLVKAEHVGVDMMDIIICGAVAPYNTLLGGKLVCMMLTSPEVVRFYRTRYGEQASIIASSMKGDTVIRSPNLVLLATTSLYGVGSSQYNRVRVPVAEAGGKGDAVIEYEELGMSRGYGSYHFSKASIDYLETLMPRGGVGRKVNSIFGEGVNPLMRKLRDGLAHVGLPAEDLLMHGNPRVVYGIPIAENFREVLLGVDSKPKYFLALANANEHTAKLGAFWRKRWLAGRIARPGILDEVEKHTLSYPVTHGARVRLPSDEDEANLFQ